Sequence from the Fulvivirga ligni genome:
GGGAAGTGATTGGTTTTCCGTAAAATCCTCAGAACCAAGGAAAAAAGGCTTTAAAATAAAAAAGCCCAAAGAAATCTTTGGGCTTTTGTGACCTCCGCAGGATTCAAACCTGCAACCTCTTGAGCCGTAATCAAGTGCTCTATTCAGTTGAGCTAGGAGGCCTTTTCAAAATTGAGATGCAAATGTAAATAATTATTTCTCGCAAAAAAAGTATTATTCATGTCTATTTGTTTCAATTTATAGGCCACATAGAATGATCAAAGCACTTCATCTTGTACATCCAGACAATGATAAAATCATATTTCTTGGTAGGATACGAAGTTTATGGTCATTTAACGTATACTTTTTTAAAAAACCTTATCTTTGGCGCCTACAATAAAATGAAAGATTTCAGGTTAATTATACTATGAAGAAAATTTCACTATACATTCTCATTACACTTATTTCTATTTCAGCTTATGCCACTGGTACTGAGCCTGATAAGAAAGCATCATTACAACCTAGCAAAATGCTGCAGCCGATGAAAATCAGAGAACGTGCAGCCCGACCTGACATACCTGGTTCATTAATCATTAACCTTGGTTGGAACATACTTCAGGATACGCCTGACGAAATGGAATTAGGTAATTATGGTTCTAGAAGCCTTGAAATCTATTACTTACATGATATGCCAATCGGCAATACAGGATTAGAATTCAGACCAGGTATTGGTGTAGGTTTAGACAGATTTAAATTTGATAATAACATCACTTTAAACCAAACGATTAACGGTGATGGGGAAACAATAGTGAGCACCGCTGACTTAGATGAAGACTGGGATGTGAAAAAATCGCAGTTAGTGGCCAACTACATTGACATTCCTTTGGAACTTAGATTCTTCGCAAATCCTGATGACAAGAGAAGGAGCTTCAATGTAAGTATAGGAGGAAAAGTAGGAATGAGATTCAGTTCGCATACTAAAATTAAATACTCTGAAGAAGGTGAGAACATAAAGCTAAAAAGCAAAAAAGACTTTGGCCTTAACAGATTCAGATACGGTGTAACTGGTAGACTAGGAATTGGAGGTTTTAACCTTTTCTATTACCAGGGTCTTTCTAACCTATTTGATGGTGGGCCTGACGGAACGGAAGATGCCACAAAAATTACAGTAGGTCTTACTTTCACTGCATTCTAAAAGCAGCACAAAATATAAAACAAAAGGGCTGGCTCAAATGAGCCAGCCCTTTTGTTTTATATAGTCTTTATCAGCAGCTATTCGTAGCTTATCTCACTGATCAGAAATTCTCGACTTCCTTTACTTAACTCAAGCACTGCTACCTCCCCTGCCTTCTTCTCAATTAAAATTCTAGCCAATGGTGATATAAAGGCGATCTTGCCTTTCGCTATGTCAGCTTCATCCACTCCTACTATCTGATACTTCATTGACTTGGCTCCAACCTTTAATGTGATGGTAGCGCCAAATCTCACCTCGTCCTTTGGCTGATCTTCCAGACTAATAACTTTAGCCTCATTTATTCTTTCGTTTAACAGCTTGAGTTTGGCATTAATGAAATTGGTAGCTATACGTTTCTCATTTTCATTAATAGAACTTAAACCATCGCGTTCTTTTATTAGGCCATCTTTCTCTTTCAAAAGATCATTAAGGCCGTTCTGAGTCACAAAATTAGTAACACCAGCAGGCAAATCGGCCCTTGGTGGCACCATTGGAATCTCTTCCTGATCTTCCTCTTTTACAAATCCTCTACTCATATAAAAAGAACAACAGTAATCTGCCTTAGTTCAATCCTAATCCTCTGCCGGCATTTTCTCCATAAAGTAATTAGTGATTAGCGTATATAAATGCCTGCGTGTATTCTGGCCTTCATAGATTCCATGAGACCTGTTTGGGTAGGCCATCATATCAAACTGCTTATTCTGTAATATTAACTCATTGATTAACAGCTCCATATTCTGATAATGAACGTTATCGTCTCCCGTTCCATGTATCACAAGCAGGTTACCCTCCAGGTTTTTAGCATGAGTAATAGGTGAACCCGCCACCAGATCAGCTTTTGTTTCCTGTGGGATGCCCATGTAGCGTTCCTGATAGATGTTATCATAAGTCATTTGATAGGCCACTGCAGCTACAGCCACTCCGGTTTTGAAGACTTCAGGGTATTGAAACATCAAGTTTAAGGTGGATGATCCTCCTCCGCTCCAGCCCCAAACACCAACTTTCTCTTTATCGATATAAGGGAATTTTAGAATTTCAATGGCCCCTTGACCTAAGTCATGAATATTAATTCTACCGATATGACGATAAATGGACTTTCTCCATTCGCTTCCTTTTAAACATGGTGTTCCGCGCGGATCAATATCTACTACAATGTATCCCTTCTGGGCCAGCATAAGATTCCACATCCCTACGAAATTATCAGTAGCTACCTGACCCCAGGGCTCACCATATACATGAAAAATGACAGGATATTTCTTTGAGGCGTCAAATCCTAATGGTTTTATCACGCGGGCATCCAACGTAATATTATCTTCCGTTGTCACCTTAATAAACTCAACTGTGGGCATATCAAGTGCCTTCAGCTTGCCTTCAAACTTCTCATTAGAAACTAAGGTCTTTATGGTCTTATGACTTGGCAAGGACACCAACTCGACTTTAGCTGGCTTTAAAGCACTCTGAGAATAATGTAAAGCATATTTGCCATTTGGTGAAATATCATAAAGGTTAACTCCACTTGACTCTGAAGGAGTTATCCTTTTATCCTTTTTACCTCCTTTTAAATCAACGGCATATAAATATCGCTGTGTGATATCTTTTGGAGAGGCCGCATAATAAAGCTGAGAGTCCGTAAGGCCTGCTATTGATCCTGCATCATAATTCCCAGGAGTTAATAACACCTTTTCCCCGGTGGCAATATTTATCTTATACACATTTCTCCATTGGTCTTCAGTCATCCGAATAAACGACTTGCCGCCATCCGTTAAGATCAGGTCATTATCACCCCAGTGCGAAGATGCCAGGTCGGGATAAGAGATGTCTACCCAGGTATCTTCCTTTTCCTCGTATACTAATCTGGTCTTATTAGCTTTTACATCATACGCCCAGATTTTCAGGTCATTTTGCTTATGGTTGATCTGCTGAATCAGCAACAGATCATCAGAAACCCACTGAATACCAGGGATATAATTCTGAACGGTGCTACCTTCCAGCTCGACCCATATCACCTTTTGAGTAGCAGGAGTTACAATACCAATTTTAGCAGATGAAGGATCTTGACCAATCTTCGGATATTGAATGGGTATTGGCTTCGAATAAATAGAATCAGTATTATTGATCATGTAGAAGGTGCCAATAGTGGAAGCATCTAATTGCCAAAAAGCAATTTTGGAAGCTTTAGGACTCCATCTGAAACCATCACGGCAGCCAAATTCTTCTTCATACACCCAATCAAAAGTGCCGTTAATGATGTCTTTAGTTCCGTCTGTAGTAAGCTGAGTGATTTTACCTGAGGAGAATTCTTCCATGTAAAGGTTAAAATCCATTACATAAGCCACATACTTATTATCACCTGAAAACTTGGCAAACATGAGAGAAGAGGCAGAAAAGCCGCCTCCCAATTGAGATAGCTTATTGGTAGTGAGATCATAAACCCAATAATCACCTTTGGTATTAGACCTCCATACTCTTTTGGAATTTGTAAAAATTAAGATTTTAGTCTCATCATCAGAAAGCGAAAAATCTTCAATATCAAGCGGAGTTGAAGCTCCTTTTGGTGTTAACTGAGCAGAAGATAGAAAGCTTGATTCCTTTTGGCTTTTGGTCGCATATTTTATCAGCTCATTTTCGCCCTTTTCATTCGCGGATACCACCACATAAGCCTCACCCTTCTCGATCCAGCTAATCGGTGCCTGATAGTCTTGCTGAAATTCATTTGACGCAAAGATGCGATCAATAGTTAGTTTCTCTTTGTCTTGTGCGTACAGGAAAACCTGCACGAAACAGAGACAAAATATTATGGCCAGTGATTTTTTCATGGTGTATTTCTTTTTTAAAGAAAGATACACCGTAATTATCACGAAGGCAATAATTTGATAATCAGCATGCTGATTAAGAACATTGGGTAAGGAATAAATAAAAAAGGGTATGTACTAAATACCCTTAAATTCTGCTTTTCTCTTTTCCAGAAATGCGTTTACTCCTTCTTTGTAGTCATGTGAGCTGCCCGCTATTTCCTGACAGTAAGCTTCATAGTCTAGCATTTCATCTAAGGAAGAGGATCCTGCCTTGTTAAGCATCTTCTTCATCAAGCCAATAGCCTTAGTTGGTGCTGAGGCATAATAATCTGTGTAAGCTTTAACCGCATCATCTAACTCAGCCAAAGGCACTACCTTGTTTACTAGACCTAGTTCGAATGCCTCACGGCCTTTAACTCTACTGCCCATAGTACTTAGTTCAAACGCCTTAGCACTACCTACCAATCTCGGCAGGAAATATGAAGAACCCGAATCCAATACCAAGCCGATATTAACAAACACCTCCGTTAGCATTGATTCCTCAGCAGCTACTATGATATCACAAGCTAGCGCTATAGAACAACCTGCACCAGCAGCCACGCCATTAAGCCTGCAAATGATAGGCTTAGGTAGATTACGCATGGCTCTGATAATGGGATTATATCTTTTTTGAAGAGACGCTATGAAAGACCTTTTCTCGTCTCCGGAAGCAGCCTTCAAGTCTTGCCCTGAGCAAAAAGCTTTGCCTTCTCCAGTGAGCACTACTACTCTGGCTTCAGGATCTTTCTTTACGGCCTTAAGCACATCCTGAAGTTCG
This genomic interval carries:
- a CDS encoding porin family protein, whose protein sequence is MKKISLYILITLISISAYATGTEPDKKASLQPSKMLQPMKIRERAARPDIPGSLIINLGWNILQDTPDEMELGNYGSRSLEIYYLHDMPIGNTGLEFRPGIGVGLDRFKFDNNITLNQTINGDGETIVSTADLDEDWDVKKSQLVANYIDIPLELRFFANPDDKRRSFNVSIGGKVGMRFSSHTKIKYSEEGENIKLKSKKDFGLNRFRYGVTGRLGIGGFNLFYYQGLSNLFDGGPDGTEDATKITVGLTFTAF
- a CDS encoding GreA/GreB family elongation factor, which produces MSRGFVKEEDQEEIPMVPPRADLPAGVTNFVTQNGLNDLLKEKDGLIKERDGLSSINENEKRIATNFINAKLKLLNERINEAKVISLEDQPKDEVRFGATITLKVGAKSMKYQIVGVDEADIAKGKIAFISPLARILIEKKAGEVAVLELSKGSREFLISEISYE
- a CDS encoding S9 family peptidase translates to MKKSLAIIFCLCFVQVFLYAQDKEKLTIDRIFASNEFQQDYQAPISWIEKGEAYVVVSANEKGENELIKYATKSQKESSFLSSAQLTPKGASTPLDIEDFSLSDDETKILIFTNSKRVWRSNTKGDYWVYDLTTNKLSQLGGGFSASSLMFAKFSGDNKYVAYVMDFNLYMEEFSSGKITQLTTDGTKDIINGTFDWVYEEEFGCRDGFRWSPKASKIAFWQLDASTIGTFYMINNTDSIYSKPIPIQYPKIGQDPSSAKIGIVTPATQKVIWVELEGSTVQNYIPGIQWVSDDLLLIQQINHKQNDLKIWAYDVKANKTRLVYEEKEDTWVDISYPDLASSHWGDNDLILTDGGKSFIRMTEDQWRNVYKINIATGEKVLLTPGNYDAGSIAGLTDSQLYYAASPKDITQRYLYAVDLKGGKKDKRITPSESSGVNLYDISPNGKYALHYSQSALKPAKVELVSLPSHKTIKTLVSNEKFEGKLKALDMPTVEFIKVTTEDNITLDARVIKPLGFDASKKYPVIFHVYGEPWGQVATDNFVGMWNLMLAQKGYIVVDIDPRGTPCLKGSEWRKSIYRHIGRINIHDLGQGAIEILKFPYIDKEKVGVWGWSGGGSSTLNLMFQYPEVFKTGVAVAAVAYQMTYDNIYQERYMGIPQETKADLVAGSPITHAKNLEGNLLVIHGTGDDNVHYQNMELLINELILQNKQFDMMAYPNRSHGIYEGQNTRRHLYTLITNYFMEKMPAED
- a CDS encoding enoyl-CoA hydratase/isomerase family protein, which produces MYEFLKVETNQGVCTITLNRPEVYNAMNDGITYELQDVLKAVKKDPEARVVVLTGEGKAFCSGQDLKAASGDEKRSFIASLQKRYNPIIRAMRNLPKPIICRLNGVAAGAGCSIALACDIIVAAEESMLTEVFVNIGLVLDSGSSYFLPRLVGSAKAFELSTMGSRVKGREAFELGLVNKVVPLAELDDAVKAYTDYYASAPTKAIGLMKKMLNKAGSSSLDEMLDYEAYCQEIAGSSHDYKEGVNAFLEKRKAEFKGI